AGAGCCAAGGAGCTAAGAAAGTTTGTTTCAGACAGGATGAACTGAGGGACGGCACCATGGCCCAGCATAtaaatatggagctggaaattTACAGAATAGGTCCCCTTACAGACAGTGGAGCCCTTAAAACTTTCAGAAAACAGCCTGAAAGACAGTACCTAGTTGATGCTCTCACTGTTGTCTGTTGTTTTTACGCTCCTGTCATTTATAAAACTATGCAGATGTTTACCAGTGAGTCATAGGTCTCGGGCCGCTCCTCGAGCTTTCCCGCTTTCTTCATTCGTTCCTGCCTTTTCCTCTCCACTGTGCCGGTTCTATCCAGGAAGGTGTCATCATCGCTGTCATAGTAGTCATCGTCTTCCCAGTTCTTCTTCTTGCGCTTACGGGACACTGAAAATCAGATGCAGAAACTCTTACTGAATTTTCCAACACAACTTCCAGTCCTCTCAACACGGGACTGAGCACACAAACCTGCTTCCTGGCGCAGCAGCCCTCTGGCTTCCAGCATTCGACACGCCTCCAGACAGCACTGGATGGcagcttctttcttctttcctgtGTGGGTCACCTCTGCAACCAGCTGACGACCCATAGCGTCGTCCACCGGcagcctgtttaaaaaaaaaaaaaaaaatatcacagtcAGCGCATACAGCTCGATAAACACTTCACAGCCtgccaggaaaaaaaacaaaagaatttattCCCCTTACTTTATTCTACAAAGCCAGGTGCCGTGGTTCTTGTCCTCATACTCAAACTCCAGCTCCTCCCCTACAGAAGACAAGCAAAGAAGTTCAGCGAAAAAAAGCAGAATCTGCTGTCTGTGAGTTCTAGTTAACTGCTAGTTGGTATATTCTTTAACCCCTACAATAGAGAGTATTTAACCATTTTTTAATCTCATGAGACAGTAAAGGTTTTTTTGGGATTTTCAGCTGTTggtcataaaaaacaaaaacaaagaatttggACCCTTCATTTTGATGTATGGTTTTTAACCAACCTTAGGCCAACTTGCCCAAAATAACCCTTGACCTTTTGGagtaactgatttttttttttccagcaaatATGTACAGACCTTAATTTCcttgattttaatttcagtcttttaatgCCCTGCAATACTTCTTCTCACCTTCTCTGTCATAAAAGCCCTGCAAagccttcttggggtccttcaGGTAGGCTGCTTCCTGGTCTTCGTGGAATTCTGTTGAAAAGGGGTTTTCCTCGTTCTCGTCTTCCTCTGGAGCTGCTTCTTCGGCTGCAGGGAGGATTTGTGCAGAGGTAATGTGAAAGGTAAGAGAAAGACCCAAAACACCGAAATCATGTATCAAACCAAATGACATGTAACCCACTCCAGCTTCATCCAGCAACAGCAGTGACACACTCACCCATTCCCCACGAACAGCCAGAGTCTTCATTTGACACTCTGCCATCGCCCTTGttttcatcctcctcttcttctttttcctcatCAGAACCATCTCCCATCATCCtcttctccagctcttcctTCTGTTTGCGAGCTTTTTCCCTCAACTCTGTCACTGTCAGTTCAGACTCGTCTTCCTCATCAAACTCTGGaccctgcaaaaagaaaacgaAGCTCAACACTCAAAAATGttactcttttttaaaatatatcctTTCACACCGTTTTAGACACTGAAAATCTTACAtgcataaaacatttttctggTACATGAAGCAGAAATCAGTTACAGTACTGGATGTTTGTAATTTTGATTGATAGatgattctttttctttgcatAACACACAAGCTTCTCTCTCCACAGCCAGCTCTCCCTCTCCCAGCTCTTCTAAAAACACAGCATGGCATTTCAAGCGAGTTAAAAGAAATGTTCTCTCTAGCCTGTCCTGAATCTCCTCCCAAATGGACATGCCCAGAAACACCTCAGCAAGCACACATGCAGGAGCAGCTTTACACGTCTTTTGGCTCTTTCTGATGTTGAGAAGCACCAGTCTATTCTCTCATCCCATCTCTCGCCAGTGTAGAAAGACCCCAAGATAACTGAACTCATCATACCCAGCACAAGCTGGATTTCACTGCTCGGTAAAGCCAGCAGGCATCATTCACAAAAGGAAAGTTGTGATTCTAAGGCCACCAGCCACCCTCCACCTTCTGGCTGTATTTAAAAATTCTGTCCATAAGAATTATGGAAAGAATCATTGATAAAGTGCAGCCCTGGGACTCTCATGAGACTAACTTAGTGCAGTCAATGCTAACCAGGTTTACATGCAGGAGTACAGGGACTGAATAACTCATAATAAAGGGTCATACTCCAAAAACATTGACCAAAGGACTGCCCTGAGGTATGAAGTTGAATGCCTTTTCCAAATTCATGCATCCAAAACATCCCTAATGTAAAAGGCTGGCTAAAAACTGCACTCAAAATCTGGGAGTGCTTTATATGAtggataatatatttttaatgattaaTGGGTTAACAgcttaatataagaaaaaaatattgattctTTTTTGTATCATGTCAGATACACGCTGATATAACCTTCTAAAAGTAAAGAATGATGCGGCAAAAGATGCTTGCGGTAACTGATGTGTGTGGTACCTGTAGCGTAACATATGGTGGTATGACAAGTGGTGTTTTCACACCACTtactaattattattatatattgtGACAAATAGCAGCCACGTCATTCTGCCTTTTTAAAGTAACTATCATACTGCTGGTACATATGAAGAATATTGCCTCTATATTAAAGCAGACCTCttgtcttttttgtattttccgtCATATATATCCTGTTTCAGTTGTTTCAGTTATGGTTTATCATGTTAAACGTGGCCAAAGACTGAAATGCTAGTGTGTAGATAATTTGTGTAAGCTGAAAGCTCTAAACACGGCATTTCTTACAGTTTTCCCCAACACTTTAATCTGTATGATGCCATAGTTATACTTAGGCACACAGAAGCCACACCCATCTGCTGCTCAAATGTTCTGCTTAAATGCCATAGCCAATCACAATACAATTTCCTTAATGAGTGAGAAGCTAAAACTGCATACTGCAAACAGAGGATGAACCAGGGAGCAGCACAAAGGCCCAGTATGGGAAAAATTTGGATTATTTTGAAGTGTGAACCGCGCAAAGTTACACTAGAAGAGTCCAAGAGTAAAGCATAAAAAGTATCATTTAAAGCTGTTTAATAATGCACAGGCATGATTAACTGAATTCGTGTTTATTCTACAGATAAACAATTTTGTGTAGCTGCAAGGAATCCATAAGAGAACTTGATCAGCCCAACCAGGCAAGATTAGCACTGTGTCAAACAGCTAAAATCAAGACATTTTAGAGACCCTCCCTGTCATCGTTGATCACCACAACAGACATTACCTGCAGGATAAAAAGCCTCGTGCTTCCTCCAAACTTCAACACGTGCCCCACGCGGACTCTGATGTAAGTTTTCGGTGGGATCTTGTTCTTGTTCACCACAGTGCCGTGCGTGCTGCTCAAGTCGTAGATGTAGAAGCCCTTTTCTTCTCCCATGCAGCCCGCGTCCTCCCCGGCCTCTCCACGGTATTGAATCACTGCGTGGTACCTGGAGATTGAGGGGTGCTCCAGGGAGAGATCGCACACAGGTAAACGTCCAACCACAAAGTAGCTCTTGTCCACTAATGGCACCTGATCCACTATGGTGCCATTTTTTAGGATTTCAAGAGCGTACGGGGTATCCGAAGCACTGCCACCCCAGGGAGGCTCTGTGTAAGGGAGAGGGGGTAATTTGCCAACTTGGGGGGCTTTAGTAGTGAGCGCTCGAGGTTTAGCTTCTGGTTTGGTTTTGTCCTTTTCGGactttttgtccttttcttgGCCTTTTTCAGAAGTTTTGCCTTCACCGACAGCTTTATTTTCTGTGATGGATTTGGACGGAGCAGTGACGTTGGTGCGTTTTGCAGTGAAGCTAGGCGCCGCAAAAAGAGCCGGTTTCTTGAAAGGCTCCTCCGGTTCTGGTTGTTTAGTTTTACCCGAGTCTTTCTCTTCGGCTTCCTCTCCATTTTCTGGTGCCAAACGCTCATTAGAGTCCATTACAGAGTTCATTTCGTCGCCTGTGTCCATCACGTCTGCTGCTGGCGGGGAGGCGGCCATGTTTATTTGGTGCAGCTCTGAAACTTGGCCgggtactttaacctttaaaaATTTACAACTACATCTGATCAATTATGTAAATCGAAGGAAAGCCGTCGGATATTATAAATTCTTAAACAGTCCCACGTTAcatgaatatattttttaatttgtacaaTTCAAAACAAACGTTTTGTTGTGGAACTAAACATTCAACATAGCTATTTACCCGAGTTCTTTTCCTCCAAGGACGAAAACCCTTAGTTTCCTGTTCAGCTTTCTTCAACATTCAATCAACAGCAGACGTTTCCTCCATCCCAGGGTAACAGCAATGTGTTTTTTAACCTCATTTACATTAATAAACATGCCCGTGATGCATTAAAATGTGTAGTTCGGCGTTGAGTTAAAATAAACGAGTGCATCAGTAACTCAAACCGCAAAGGTCCTGGAACCCAGCTTTATACTCCAGCCAGACAACAGACATTTTGTGCGTTTTTCTGTCATTCGAAAAACATCAGTTTTTGTTAATCATAGACTTCAGACTTTAAAGGAACCAATGCAGTTTGATCTTCTTTTCGGCATATAAAAGCATAGCGAATAGACATGTATCCTGCCGCTCTTTCATCAGTTATTAAATTTGGAGAGGCTGCTAGCCACGCTGTCTTGGTTTATCATAAATGTTGTCCTTAAAATATGTCAAATGTACGAAAAGTGATCATGAGATAACAATGTAGTTGTAACAGATCTTTTAAATGTTGTGTTAGCGTTTTCAGCGTTTCACAAAACCAGTATTTCACAACTTCAACTTTGTTTAAAATTGTTCGCCTGTGATCAACATTTGGCGTAATTTGCTCTGAAATTAACCGGAGTCGTATACATTTAACGAACTGGTTTTATTTAGAGACCTTTTGTCAAGAGGCATTTAAGTACAATCCGAAAGCTGGACATTATTGAGGTTGATTGGCCTCGCAGAATATTTAAAGTAATTGCAATACTGGTGGTGCAGAGTGGATCAGGATAATAACGTAAATTGAATTGTTCAAGTCGTTTTCTTGTAAATAactaactttatttttatttatttacattttacagtgggTTTTAAATTACACCTATGCTTGTAACATTGCAAGAAATAGCAGGAAGCTTCATTTATTTCTCTGTTAGGGTgagaaataaaacagttttggtCCCTCTCTAAAGAGGCTTTGAAATCCCAGCAAACTAAATCACAAGGCTTTTAACAGAAATACGTGACAATCTTTTGTTTTGTACAGTAGGTTTTAATTTACGCGAGCCTAAATACTTATAGGTTTACTGTTAATTATGTTAAGAGAGGTTCATTGCCTTAACTAAATACCTGACAAAAGGGTAGCTTTGATTCAGCAAAGCTCAGTGTGTTCCTTTGGCAGCTGCACACTTTGTTCAGTGaaataatcacattttaatGCATGGTTTAAAGCCAAACCAGACAGTAATGcaggaaaacaaagaataaaattgcttgaatttaaaacaaaatcagttTCATACTGAACAAATTAATATGAACAATAGTTGCCTTGGTGTTTTCAAAACTTATTCACATTTTCTATACCCCCTTTCTGTTTTAGTCTCAACTGCAGTCTATATTCTCCTTGTGTCGTCATGATGCGTTACTGGGGTGAGATCCCGGGGCCTGCGGGGGCTCCTCCCAGTCGCAGTTCCTTTGACTTGCTCCAGCGTGAGTTTCGCTCCGTGGAGATGCAGGACCCTCCCTTGCACCAGCCCTCTGCACAGCGGCCACGGCCCACCACAATGCTTGATATCCCCTCTG
This is a stretch of genomic DNA from Pelmatolapia mariae isolate MD_Pm_ZW linkage group LG16_19, Pm_UMD_F_2, whole genome shotgun sequence. It encodes these proteins:
- the slc4a1ap gene encoding kanadaptin isoform X2 — encoded protein: MAASPPAADVMDTGDEMNSVMDSNERLAPENGEEAEEKDSGKTKQPEPEEPFKKPALFAAPSFTAKRTNVTAPSKSITENKAVGEGKTSEKGQEKDKKSEKDKTKPEAKPRALTTKAPQVGKLPPLPYTEPPWGGSASDTPYALEILKNGTIVDQVPLVDKSYFVVGRLPVCDLSLEHPSISRYHAVIQYRGEAGEDAGCMGEEKGFYIYDLSSTHGTVVNKNKIPPKTYIRVRVGHVLKFGGSTRLFILQGPEFDEEDESELTVTELREKARKQKEELEKRMMGDGSDEEKEEEEDENKGDGRVSNEDSGCSWGMAEEAAPEEDENEENPFSTEFHEDQEAAYLKDPKKALQGFYDREGEELEFEYEDKNHGTWLCRIKLPVDDAMGRQLVAEVTHTGKKKEAAIQCCLEACRMLEARGLLRQEAVSRKRKKKNWEDDDYYDSDDDTFLDRTGTVERKRQERMKKAGKLEERPETYDSLVAKLAEVEKELAETQKKLSAGKGESLTSSTEDSLEAFMTAVKSEVAMDAVERRKLHVHLADLRKDAQRLRKLVELTRPAQMPSLLPGSEQKSKKTLPMFGAMKGGSKFKLKTGTIGKLPPKRPNLPAELFNMKELPPDGEEEEEEEEEEEEEEGEAVADKSEDNDELPGKGIAESGASTSKESSPSENKRDQLKVSEHLKDQSHKQQRRSGESEAVEQVPEHSSNKPAAPSSPESKSKGAGEPATDPSPKKKKRVMGPGRPPVQLSAQYPQDDPDYSVWVPPAGQTGDGRTHLNDKYGY
- the slc4a1ap gene encoding kanadaptin isoform X1 → MAASPPAADVMDTGDEMNSVMDSNERLAPENGEEAEEKDSGKTKQPEPEEPFKKPALFAAPSFTAKRTNVTAPSKSITENKAVGEGKTSEKGQEKDKKSEKDKTKPEAKPRALTTKAPQVGKLPPLPYTEPPWGGSASDTPYALEILKNGTIVDQVPLVDKSYFVVGRLPVCDLSLEHPSISRYHAVIQYRGEAGEDAGCMGEEKGFYIYDLSSTHGTVVNKNKIPPKTYIRVRVGHVLKFGGSTRLFILQGPEFDEEDESELTVTELREKARKQKEELEKRMMGDGSDEEKEEEEDENKGDGRVSNEDSGCSWGMAEEAAPEEDENEENPFSTEFHEDQEAAYLKDPKKALQGFYDREGEELEFEYEDKNHGTWLCRIKLPVDDAMGRQLVAEVTHTGKKKEAAIQCCLEACRMLEARGLLRQEAVSRKRKKKNWEDDDYYDSDDDTFLDRTGTVERKRQERMKKAGKLEERPETYDSLVAKLAEVEKELAETQKKLSAGKGESLTSSTEDSLEAFMTAVKSEVAMDAVERRKLHVHLADLRKDAQRLRKLVELTRPAQMPSLLPGSSEQKSKKTLPMFGAMKGGSKFKLKTGTIGKLPPKRPNLPAELFNMKELPPDGEEEEEEEEEEEEEEGEAVADKSEDNDELPGKGIAESGASTSKESSPSENKRDQLKVSEHLKDQSHKQQRRSGESEAVEQVPEHSSNKPAAPSSPESKSKGAGEPATDPSPKKKKRVMGPGRPPVQLSAQYPQDDPDYSVWVPPAGQTGDGRTHLNDKYGY